One window of the Spirochaetia bacterium 38H-sp genome contains the following:
- the leuD gene encoding 3-isopropylmalate dehydratase small subunit, translating into MLKEIHKIQAKPVAVRGNDIDTDRIIPARYLKETSFERMGEYAFYDERFSQDGKELDHPFNRYKGAGILIANQNFGCGSSREHAPQALMRWGVMAIIAESYAEIFAGNCTMIGVPPLTADKKTIEELQNLAESAPSQEWEIDLDSLNLSVAGKTYKLSMPEGRREAFIKGYWDSTSLLLSNLEKTKKVAEALPYVKGF; encoded by the coding sequence ATGCTTAAAGAGATACATAAAATACAAGCAAAGCCAGTTGCTGTCAGGGGAAACGATATAGATACGGACAGAATAATTCCCGCCCGCTATCTCAAGGAAACCAGCTTTGAGCGTATGGGAGAATACGCCTTCTATGACGAGCGTTTTTCCCAAGACGGCAAAGAACTTGACCATCCCTTTAACCGTTATAAGGGAGCTGGTATACTTATAGCCAACCAGAACTTTGGCTGTGGCTCAAGCCGCGAGCATGCACCACAAGCCCTCATGCGCTGGGGAGTTATGGCAATAATAGCGGAATCGTATGCAGAAATATTTGCAGGGAACTGCACTATGATTGGTGTCCCTCCACTTACAGCGGATAAGAAAACAATAGAAGAGCTACAAAACCTTGCAGAAAGCGCTCCATCGCAAGAGTGGGAAATAGACCTGGACAGTCTCAACCTGTCTGTAGCTGGTAAAACTTACAAGCTGAGTATGCCGGAAGGACGCAGAGAAGCCTTTATAAAAGGGTATTGGGACTCCACATCGCTTTTACTTTCTAACCTGGAAAAAACAAAGAAAGTGGCAGAAGCTCTTCCCTATGTAAAGGGGTTCTAA
- a CDS encoding peptidase M17, which produces MSFDRVFDYPEVLKKPAMAAMQHAMKLKANEKVLIITNPVRDVALISSALYDAAVELGAIPTIVIQPVKTLVDFAEPAVIAALETEPDVVCSISAEKLGKDKKRLTNPEEYNGQKYYHIHDFLREGKKTVRSFWSPSITIDTFVRTVAIDYIELQKDCSKVAEAIKNGEKIRVTAPGGTDIEFSIAGRKPFVDDGNFSEKGEGGNLPAGEVFISPALESAEGTIFFDGSISLVEGVAVPRTPVKVEIKNGYVSSITGDDTAAEQLEASLKSGEQTALERIENGSFDKKTGERFAKNARHLGEFGIGLNRAADIVGNMLEDEKVYGTCHFAIGSNYDNDAEALIHLDALVKSPTIEVIKEGKSITIMKDGELIL; this is translated from the coding sequence ATGAGTTTTGACAGAGTTTTTGACTACCCAGAAGTATTAAAAAAACCCGCAATGGCAGCAATGCAGCATGCCATGAAGCTAAAAGCAAACGAAAAAGTATTAATCATAACCAATCCGGTAAGGGACGTTGCTCTAATTTCCTCTGCCCTATATGATGCTGCGGTAGAACTTGGAGCAATACCCACGATAGTAATACAGCCGGTTAAAACACTAGTGGATTTTGCAGAGCCTGCAGTCATAGCGGCTCTGGAGACAGAACCCGATGTGGTATGCTCCATATCGGCAGAAAAACTTGGCAAGGACAAAAAACGCCTCACAAATCCGGAAGAATATAATGGGCAAAAGTACTATCACATACATGATTTTCTGAGAGAAGGCAAAAAGACAGTAAGGAGCTTCTGGTCTCCTTCTATAACAATAGACACCTTTGTGAGAACCGTAGCTATAGACTATATTGAGTTGCAAAAAGACTGCAGCAAAGTTGCTGAAGCAATAAAAAACGGAGAAAAAATAAGAGTTACAGCTCCAGGAGGAACCGATATTGAGTTTTCTATAGCAGGAAGAAAGCCATTTGTAGATGACGGGAACTTTTCCGAAAAAGGAGAAGGCGGCAATTTACCTGCTGGAGAAGTCTTTATATCACCTGCTCTGGAGTCTGCAGAAGGCACAATCTTCTTTGATGGCAGTATTTCTCTTGTAGAAGGTGTAGCCGTACCCAGAACACCAGTCAAAGTAGAAATAAAGAATGGCTATGTTAGCAGCATAACAGGCGATGACACTGCGGCAGAACAGCTTGAGGCCTCATTAAAAAGCGGAGAACAAACGGCTCTAGAAAGAATAGAAAACGGCAGTTTTGATAAAAAAACAGGAGAACGTTTTGCAAAAAATGCAAGACACTTGGGAGAGTTTGGCATAGGCTTAAATAGAGCAGCAGACATAGTTGGCAACATGCTGGAGGACGAAAAAGTTTACGGCACATGCCATTTTGCAATTGGCAGCAATTATGACAACGATGCGGAAGCCCTAATACATCTTGATGCCCTTGTAAAATCTCCTACAATAGAAGTGATAAAAGAAGGAAAAAGTATAACCATTATGAAAGACGGAGAACTTATCCTGTAA
- a CDS encoding MFS transporter: MVDKRIMVSQKEIKRSMRYSLLSGVAFVFWFQVASPQSLFNVFVKNYLDAGASGLGLLIGLISVMGIFQIFAVPLFNMLRTPKWVWIIGHVLHRLNAFFLAAVAFWVSSGGDKTVGFNIILVVMAVSWVLTNLTGSGWWAWMAELFPENIRAEFFGKRSALSNIFNMLWYFAVSVSLDLVSSNSVYIFWGIVFVIGGIGGLVDILLHIPMPACEKEPVSDGFSFKGLSEPLRDSRYVSYLFVIGAILFAVNIAMPFLSPYIVSSDGIGAPNFWLGVQFVLMQITWVISSPLWGTVMDRFGRKPVVVMGVFARLVWVGYLIMNPSNYMLVIPIVSLLTGVFGPALWDGMQQFMLSLAPEKSRVSYVSWFWLVWGFASAIGSVSGGWISDFVDKNGFVIRGGGFNGFQVVLFLSLLVCAVALMVLMNIEEGRAKPVRYVLARLANPGVVRTYVNMGIIRSSSSSDRVLSALRSVTSERDSLLLDDVKERLSDPDESVRAEAAMALGRLKAYSAVDTLVAELLDEDSPIRLEAARALGAIGDARAVPALIKGLYSDRVDVQRACLSALADIGGDEAANTLMELIRNEEISESVKASGVSAASKLGVFEAAWEIVPMLFRTDNSVLRVQLAISLANLLGKPGEFYTLVTGNRQEEMRESFFASFISSCSDGLDRLGISAKKREHLTGLLSMAVQTFECHDYEKTAVLMYDFGRDFISELGRLRGISAMGLDKLSCKIDDRLSAWWWLIELCRENTYRPELLRLALLVAFYSIHAMEL; the protein is encoded by the coding sequence ATGGTAGATAAAAGAATTATGGTAAGTCAGAAAGAAATAAAAAGGAGTATGCGCTACTCGCTTTTAAGCGGAGTGGCCTTTGTTTTCTGGTTTCAGGTTGCTTCTCCACAATCACTGTTTAACGTTTTTGTCAAAAACTATCTTGATGCTGGTGCAAGCGGTTTAGGACTTCTCATAGGTCTCATATCCGTTATGGGAATTTTTCAGATTTTTGCTGTTCCTCTTTTTAATATGCTGAGGACCCCAAAATGGGTCTGGATTATAGGGCATGTTCTACACAGATTAAATGCCTTCTTTCTTGCTGCTGTTGCTTTTTGGGTTTCTTCTGGAGGGGATAAGACAGTAGGTTTTAATATTATTCTTGTGGTTATGGCTGTAAGTTGGGTGCTTACCAATCTTACAGGGAGTGGCTGGTGGGCATGGATGGCTGAGCTTTTTCCGGAGAATATACGGGCTGAGTTTTTTGGTAAGCGCTCTGCTTTGTCAAATATATTCAATATGCTCTGGTATTTTGCTGTTAGTGTTTCTCTTGATCTGGTCTCTTCCAATTCTGTTTATATCTTCTGGGGGATTGTTTTTGTCATAGGTGGTATTGGCGGACTTGTCGATATCTTGTTGCATATTCCTATGCCTGCCTGCGAGAAAGAGCCTGTAAGTGATGGTTTTTCCTTTAAGGGGCTTTCTGAGCCTTTGCGTGATTCGAGGTATGTTTCTTATCTTTTTGTGATAGGTGCTATTTTGTTTGCAGTTAACATTGCCATGCCTTTTCTGTCGCCTTATATCGTGTCTTCCGACGGAATAGGTGCTCCCAATTTCTGGCTCGGAGTGCAGTTTGTTCTTATGCAGATTACTTGGGTTATCTCTTCTCCTCTTTGGGGTACTGTCATGGACCGTTTTGGCCGTAAGCCTGTTGTTGTCATGGGTGTTTTTGCCAGGCTTGTCTGGGTGGGGTATCTTATAATGAATCCCTCCAATTATATGCTTGTGATTCCTATTGTTTCCCTGCTTACCGGGGTCTTTGGTCCTGCTTTGTGGGATGGTATGCAGCAGTTTATGTTGAGTCTTGCTCCCGAGAAGAGCCGGGTGTCTTATGTATCATGGTTTTGGCTTGTTTGGGGGTTTGCTTCTGCGATTGGTTCTGTTTCCGGAGGCTGGATAAGCGATTTTGTGGACAAAAATGGATTTGTGATAAGAGGTGGTGGATTCAATGGTTTTCAGGTAGTTTTGTTTCTGTCTTTGCTTGTGTGTGCTGTTGCCCTTATGGTTCTTATGAATATAGAGGAGGGTAGGGCAAAGCCGGTGCGATATGTTCTTGCCCGTCTTGCCAACCCTGGTGTAGTAAGAACTTATGTAAATATGGGTATCATACGTAGCTCTTCTTCTTCTGACAGAGTTCTCTCTGCTTTGCGTTCTGTCACCAGTGAGAGAGACAGTCTTCTTCTTGATGATGTCAAAGAAAGGCTCAGTGATCCGGATGAATCTGTCAGGGCGGAGGCTGCTATGGCGTTGGGGAGACTCAAGGCTTATTCTGCTGTGGATACGCTTGTTGCGGAGCTGCTTGATGAGGATTCTCCCATCAGACTTGAGGCTGCGAGAGCTTTGGGGGCAATAGGGGATGCACGGGCTGTCCCTGCGCTTATCAAGGGATTGTATTCTGACAGGGTAGATGTGCAGCGCGCGTGTTTATCTGCTCTTGCTGATATAGGTGGGGATGAAGCTGCAAATACTCTTATGGAACTTATACGAAATGAAGAAATTTCTGAGTCAGTAAAGGCTTCTGGGGTAAGTGCTGCTTCCAAGCTTGGTGTATTTGAGGCTGCTTGGGAGATTGTTCCTATGCTTTTTAGAACGGATAATTCTGTTCTAAGGGTGCAGCTTGCAATTTCACTGGCCAATTTGCTTGGAAAGCCTGGTGAGTTCTATACGCTTGTTACGGGAAACAGACAGGAAGAAATGAGAGAGAGTTTTTTTGCTTCTTTTATTTCTTCTTGCTCGGATGGGCTTGATAGGTTGGGTATATCGGCTAAAAAGAGAGAGCATCTTACAGGGCTTCTATCCATGGCTGTCCAGACTTTTGAATGCCATGATTATGAGAAAACAGCGGTGCTTATGTATGATTTTGGCAGGGACTTTATAAGCGAGCTAGGGAGATTAAGAGGTATAAGTGCGATGGGTTTGGATAAGCTTTCTTGTAAGATTGATGATAGGCTTTCTGCTTGGTGGTGGCTTATTGAGCTTTGCAGGGAGAATACTTATCGCCCAGAACTGCTGCGTCTTGCTTTGCTTGTTGCTTTTTATTCTATACATGCAATGGAGCTTTGA
- the leuC gene encoding 3-isopropylmalate dehydratase large subunit: protein MARKTLFNKVWDSHVVGDLPTGQKQLFIGLHLLHEVTSPQAFAALREKRLSVAFPDRTFATVDHIVPTDDQRRPFSDPLAEKMMQELEKNVRDFGIRFFSLESGKQGIVHVVGPELGLTQPGMTIACGDSHTSTHGAFGSLGFGIGTSQIRDVLATGTLAMDPLGVRRIEVNGALGTFVTPKDVILFIINRLGVKGGLGFAYEYAGDVFEDMDMEGRMTVCNMSIEGGARVGYVNPDEKTFDYIKGREFAPKEDAWDRAVDYWKSVASDSDAEYDDIVRFSGEDIEPMVTWGVTPGQSVGVDGCIPEPASLEEEERDLAELALRHMGFKPGQKIAGTPIDVAFIGSCTNGRLSDLRAAASVLKGRKVAKGIKAFVVPGSMEVKRQAEAEGLHEIFIDAGFEWRGAGCSICLAMNTDRLKGNQISASSSNRNFIGRQGSPTGRTLLMSPQMVAAAAVAGEVMDVRKLG, encoded by the coding sequence ATGGCAAGAAAAACACTTTTTAACAAGGTTTGGGATTCTCATGTCGTAGGTGATTTGCCTACGGGGCAGAAACAGCTTTTTATCGGTCTGCATCTTTTACATGAGGTTACAAGCCCTCAGGCTTTTGCTGCTCTCAGAGAAAAGAGGCTTTCTGTAGCTTTTCCTGATAGGACGTTTGCGACGGTGGATCATATTGTTCCTACGGATGACCAGAGAAGGCCCTTTTCCGATCCTCTTGCGGAGAAGATGATGCAGGAGCTTGAGAAGAATGTAAGGGATTTTGGTATCAGATTTTTTTCTCTTGAGTCAGGCAAGCAGGGAATTGTCCATGTTGTTGGGCCGGAGTTGGGGCTTACTCAGCCGGGTATGACTATTGCTTGTGGAGATTCTCATACATCAACTCATGGAGCTTTTGGTTCTCTTGGCTTTGGTATTGGTACCAGTCAGATACGGGATGTTCTTGCCACAGGTACACTTGCTATGGACCCTCTTGGGGTAAGGCGGATAGAGGTTAATGGTGCTCTAGGGACTTTTGTTACTCCCAAAGATGTGATTCTGTTTATAATCAACAGGCTTGGTGTAAAAGGCGGGCTTGGTTTTGCTTACGAGTATGCAGGAGATGTCTTTGAAGATATGGATATGGAAGGCAGGATGACTGTTTGCAATATGTCCATAGAGGGTGGTGCGCGTGTAGGATATGTTAATCCGGATGAGAAGACGTTTGACTATATCAAAGGCAGAGAGTTTGCTCCAAAAGAAGATGCCTGGGATAGGGCTGTTGATTATTGGAAGAGCGTGGCTTCAGATTCTGATGCGGAATATGATGATATAGTGCGTTTTTCTGGAGAAGATATAGAGCCTATGGTTACATGGGGAGTTACTCCTGGCCAAAGTGTGGGAGTCGATGGATGTATTCCTGAGCCAGCATCTCTAGAGGAAGAGGAAAGAGATCTTGCAGAGCTTGCTTTGCGCCATATGGGCTTTAAACCTGGACAGAAGATAGCAGGTACTCCCATAGATGTCGCTTTTATAGGGAGCTGTACCAATGGTAGGCTTTCTGATCTTAGGGCAGCTGCATCTGTTTTAAAAGGCAGAAAGGTTGCAAAAGGGATAAAAGCCTTTGTCGTGCCTGGTTCTATGGAAGTAAAAAGACAGGCTGAGGCAGAAGGGCTTCATGAAATTTTTATTGATGCAGGTTTTGAGTGGCGTGGAGCAGGCTGTTCTATCTGTCTTGCCATGAATACGGACAGATTAAAAGGTAATCAGATTTCCGCAAGCTCCAGCAACAGAAACTTCATAGGCCGTCAGGGAAGCCCCACGGGAAGGACTTTGCTTATGTCGCCTCAGATGGTAGCTGCGGCAGCAGTTGCCGGTGAAGTTATGGATGTAAGAAAGCTAGGTTAA
- a CDS encoding hemolysin family protein yields MLDFVFLASLLLLSAFFSGTETAFTSISEVDIESLRKKKPKKAKLIEKLFKNPDIFLSTVLIGNNIANLSASALTTTVAIRIAGDNYIGIATGILTLVVLIFSEIIPKRLAISHSLFIATHSARIITLFSVLFLPISKFISIVTSVFIPYRQKPDLDQEKILSALTLAKSTGVLEEYKTRMMSRIIRFNQVNLHSVMTHRKKIFSLPADMIVEEAVEIVRTVPFSRIPLYKKDTEDISLILHIKDLFLAYIDSKKNTRLSDIAGPAVFLPETTKLHVAFGKLSQAQTKMAIVLDEYGGVAGIITMEDILEEIVGDLYDENEKKEESDIIKTGNNSYRINGNTAIHDFQDFFEVEVSTDSSTVAGYLTEKSGSIPYENQEIETELGKFIIKKANKTSVELVEFIRKKRQA; encoded by the coding sequence ATGCTTGATTTTGTATTTCTTGCATCTCTGCTGCTATTATCCGCTTTTTTCTCTGGAACAGAAACGGCTTTTACTTCTATATCAGAGGTTGATATAGAGAGCCTCAGGAAAAAAAAGCCTAAAAAAGCAAAATTAATAGAAAAACTTTTTAAAAATCCAGATATATTTCTGAGTACAGTCCTGATAGGAAATAATATAGCAAATCTTAGTGCTTCTGCACTTACAACAACTGTAGCTATTAGAATTGCCGGAGATAACTATATTGGTATTGCCACCGGAATCCTCACACTTGTTGTTCTCATCTTCTCAGAAATCATCCCCAAAAGGCTTGCAATAAGTCATAGCCTATTTATAGCAACTCACAGCGCAAGAATAATTACTCTTTTTTCTGTTTTGTTTTTGCCTATAAGCAAGTTTATTTCTATTGTTACCTCTGTTTTTATTCCGTATAGACAAAAGCCGGATCTCGACCAAGAGAAAATTCTTAGTGCTCTTACTCTTGCAAAAAGTACTGGGGTCCTTGAAGAGTACAAGACCCGTATGATGAGCAGAATAATACGCTTTAACCAGGTGAATCTGCATAGCGTTATGACCCATAGAAAAAAGATTTTCTCACTACCAGCAGATATGATCGTGGAAGAAGCCGTTGAGATTGTAAGAACAGTGCCTTTCTCACGTATTCCTTTATATAAAAAAGATACGGAAGATATCTCTCTTATACTGCATATAAAAGATCTCTTTCTTGCATATATAGATTCAAAAAAAAACACCCGGCTTTCCGATATAGCAGGGCCTGCTGTTTTCCTTCCGGAAACAACAAAACTGCATGTTGCATTTGGCAAGTTAAGTCAGGCTCAAACAAAGATGGCAATTGTTCTGGATGAATATGGCGGTGTGGCAGGGATAATAACAATGGAAGATATTCTGGAAGAGATAGTGGGAGACTTGTATGATGAAAATGAAAAAAAAGAAGAATCAGATATTATAAAAACCGGAAATAACAGCTACAGGATAAACGGAAATACAGCAATACATGATTTCCAGGACTTTTTTGAGGTAGAGGTGTCAACGGACTCATCCACGGTTGCAGGATATCTTACAGAAAAGTCAGGAAGCATACCTTATGAAAATCAGGAGATAGAAACAGAGCTGGGAAAGTTTATTATAAAAAAGGCTAATAAAACAAGCGTGGAGCTTGTAGAATTTATAAGAAAAAAACGACAGGCTTAA
- the trxA gene encoding thioredoxin yields the protein MTEKITTQEFKEKIFDYQNEKEWNYRGDMPAIIDFYADWCGPCKMVSPVLEEISEEYAGKLKIYKVNTDEEQELSFAFGIQSIPSLLFIPKDEQPQMAVGALPKEAIEQAIKDVLKVE from the coding sequence ATGACAGAAAAAATCACAACCCAGGAGTTCAAAGAAAAGATCTTTGATTACCAAAACGAAAAAGAATGGAATTACAGAGGGGATATGCCTGCAATTATAGATTTTTATGCTGATTGGTGCGGTCCTTGTAAGATGGTTTCTCCAGTCTTGGAAGAGATCTCAGAGGAATACGCGGGCAAGCTAAAGATTTATAAGGTTAATACGGATGAGGAACAGGAGCTTTCATTTGCCTTTGGTATTCAGAGCATTCCATCCTTGCTTTTTATCCCCAAGGACGAGCAGCCTCAAATGGCAGTTGGAGCACTTCCAAAAGAAGCAATAGAACAGGCTATTAAGGATGTTCTCAAGGTAGAATAA